One part of the Humulus lupulus chromosome 9, drHumLupu1.1, whole genome shotgun sequence genome encodes these proteins:
- the LOC133800942 gene encoding ammonium transporter 2: MAQPSPTAYTTFTPAVPDWLNKGDNAWQLTAATLVGLQSMPGLVVIYASIVKKKWAVNSAFMALYAFAAVLICWVLFAYRMAFGDELLPFWGKGAPALGQKYLISRAQIPESTHFKENGEIESRMVRPFYPMASLVYFQFTFAAITMILLAGSVLGRMNIKAWMAFVPLWLVFSYTVGAFSLWGGGFLYHWGVIDYSGGYVIHLASGISGFTAAYWVGPRLKSDRERFPPNNVLLMLVGAGLLWMGWSGFNGGAPYAANISASVAVLNTNICAATSLLVWTTLDVIFFGKPSVIGAVQGMMTGLACITPGAGLVQSWAAIVMGILSGSVPWVSMMVLHKKSTLLQKVDDALAVFHTHAVAGFLGGLLTGLFAEPELCRLILPVSNSRGAFYGGSGGLQFVKQLVAALFVIGWNLVSTTLILLAIRVFIPLRMPDNQLMIGDDAVHGEEAYALWGDGEKYDPTRHSGWNNNNTTSSAPYGEELIAPSPYINGARGVTINL, encoded by the exons ATGGCTCAGCCTTCACCAACGGCCTACACAACGTTCACACCGGCGGTCCCTGATTGGCTGAACAAAGGCGATAACGCATGGCAGCTGACGGCGGCGACGCTGGTGGGGCTCCAAAGTATGCCGGGGCTTGTGGTCATCTACGCCAGCATAGTCAAGAAGAAGTGGGCTGTGAACTCGGCTTTCATGGCGCTCTACGCCTTTGCAGCCGTCCTAATATGTTGGGTCCTCTTCGCTTACCGTATGGCCTTTGGCGACGAGCTTCTTCCCTTTTGGGGCAAAGGCGCTCCGGCTCTCGGCCAGAAGTACCTCATCTCGCGTGCCCAAATCCCCGAAAGCACGCACTTTAAAGAGAACGGCGAGATAGAGAGCCGTATGGTGCGACCCTTTTACCCTATGGCCTCACTGGTGTACTTCCAATTCACTTTCGCCGCCATTACTATGATTTTACTGGCTGGGTCGGTTCTTGGTAGAATGAACATCAAGGCCTGGATGGCTTTTGTTCCTCTTTGGTTGGTTTTCTCTTACACTGTTGGAGCTTTCAGTTTATGGGGTGGAGGGTTCCTTTACCATTGGGGTGTCATTGACTACTCCGGCGGCTATGTCATCCACCTCGCCTCCGGTATCTCCGGTTTCACGGCAGCGTATTGG GTTGGGCCGAGGCTGAAGAGCGACAGGGAAAGGTTTCCACCGAACAACGTACTGCTGATGCTGGTGGGAGCGGGGCTATTGTGGATGGGGTGGTCGGGATTCAACGGCGGAGCGCCATACGCGGCAAACATAAGCGCGTCGGTTGCGGTGTTGAACACTAACATCTGCGCAGCCACGAGCCTTCTGGTGTGGACTACTCTTGATGTCATTTTCTTCGGTAAGCCGTCGGTTATCGGTGCCGTGCAGGGAATGATGACCGGACTTGCTTGTATTACCCCCGGAGCAG GTCTAGTTCAGTCGTGGGCGGCTATAGTGATGGGAATACTATCTGGCAGTGTTCCATGGGTATCCATGATGGTGCTTCACAAAAAGTCTACCCTATTACAAAAG GTGGACGATGCCTTGGCAGTGTTCCACACACACGCGGTGGCCGGGTTTTTAGGCGGTCTTCTGACGGGGCTATTCGCCGAGCCAGAGCTTTGCCGGCTTATACTTCCGGTATCGAACTCGAGAGGTGCTTTTTACGGCGGAAGCGGTGGATTACAGTTTGTGAAACAATTGGTGGCCGCCCTGTTTGTGATCGGATGGAACCTGGTTTCTACGACGCTCATACTCCTCGCCATAAGGGTCTTCATACCACTGAGGATGCCAGATAATCAGCTGATGATCGGAGACGATGCCGTCCACGGAGAAGAAGCTTATGCTCTATGGGGTGACGGTGAAAAGTACGATCCGACGAGGCACAGTGGCTGGAATAATAACAATACGACGTCGTCGGCGCCGTATGGAGAAGAGTTGATTGCTCCTTCTCCTTATATCAATGGTGCAAGAGGTGTGACTATCAATCTGTGA